The following coding sequences lie in one Aspergillus luchuensis IFO 4308 DNA, chromosome 8, nearly complete sequence genomic window:
- a CDS encoding uncharacterized protein (COG:S;~EggNog:ENOG410Q1F3;~InterPro:IPR027417), whose product MATSFQPNVHYTFGSPLSAGSIFGRRQASNILEQESYSNSSFQSGSSRHVSRRVSSSGNTALADVVNTLTRRSSDAMIASKINDADYETLLNWIRAERMGKLPPEGSSYDKALVWAVLFVGRLHSFDSAIGHFAGDSHTAAQLAYVYCANLLELGEQNASALQDLFGFFYRCSTGLGNLLDRTELFDVSKDIKDQLILALADLVTLVAGVASHFNRALQNSQTVEIDIYHQFSESLSSFHSRCETVSDLMWRHQLVREGMNGDKVTEIKTIRSWLEPEDPALTNITENTAQFAQEREESTCLWVSQYLTRFLKSNQQVLSFVGKPGSGKSILSTVINDHLQHPVGGVTYKPIFAPINGRVAANTTPRAIAKTILSQLFGKRIGNVRLYQILADAYERSQRTVDEDAYDNILWNALGNSLNASLKNAKELVLVVDGVDEASCGETPLLRKLQEAVQNAGNVKLIVFGSQKPSQFPSQTTVNVTPELVFDDIAAVARKILQQSHAFNYMSEDDQELNVTRIAEASQGSFLWAKLAAKRVRDEHPTNANSLTRSIQSIANAGYSVTDMVSQSLHSKLNDDGKKILTWLATAVRPLSKSELTSLVSIELNKASYTEREIDIQHTLKPVASLVFIQNNMVFLRHGQIRSAILDIFAREKFLPAIKNRNSDLTQRLLLYTKQAVNESHDPSLSPLDEKVAQTYLDKHPLLDFALRYWVNHASLAYGCTTDKEIATAGNELRSVIPTSPTVPLLEMTVWEGKSTPALKSLHETQTRLYRQILTTNHPTTLQAILCQALFYRRIHDSLPAQVSQIFYDAAVISKDVLSESHLITMQMTKFYLETTADQVVESKTDVMIKRVQMLELLVECYKIHYGATSTIVTSTLTQLSQHYISIKEEYKAKEIETWLQTTTEKHHTQNHSTTRQVDGSLLVHIRGREGTDDQGKTLTWEHIETDELISWTVDVESLFSRAEKAVAAGHWREAESLYVELWQHTSKEYRVNRSSEWELRM is encoded by the exons ATGGCCACCTCCTTCCAACCTAACGTGCACTACACCTTTGGGTCACCCCTGTCTGCGGGCTCTATCTTCGGCAGGCGTCAGGCCTCAAATATTCTCGAGCAAGAGAGTTATTCTAACAGTAGCTTTCAATCTGGAAGTTCCAGACATGTGTCGAGAAGAGTCAGCAGCAGTGGTAACACTGCACTAGCTGATGTGGTTAACACACTCACCCGACGGAGCAGCGATGCAATGATAGCATCCAAAATCAACGATGCCGACTATGAGACATTGCTGAACTGGATCCGAGCTGAACGTATGGGGAAGCTACCCCCCGAGGGAAGCAGCTACGACAAGGCCTTGGTCTGGGCTGTTTTGTTCGTGGGACGTCTGCATTCCTTCGATTCAGCCATTGGACACTTCGCTGGCGACAGCCACACAGCGGCTCAGCTGGCTTACGTGTACTGTGCTAATTTACTGGAG CTCGGAGAGCAAAATGCGTCCGCCCTTCAGGACCTCTTCGGGTTCTTTTACCGCTGCTCGACTGGACTCGGCAACTTATTGGACCGAACGGAGCTCTTCGACGTGTCCAAAGATATCAAGGACCAGCTGATTCTGGCATTGGCTGACCTTGTTACTCTGGTTGCTGGCGTTGCGAGCCACTTCAACCGCGCCTTGCAGAACTCTCAGACGGTGGAAATTGACATCTACCATCAATTTTCCGAGTCGCTCAGCAGCTTTCACAGTCGCTGCGAGACCGTCTCTGACCTGATGTGGAGACACCAACTTGTCCGCGAGGGTATGAACGGTGATAAAG TGACCGAGATAAAGACTATCAGAAGCTGGCTTGAGCCAGAGGATCCAGCTCTCACAAATATCACCGAGAACACTGCTCAGTTTGCTCAGGAGCGCGAAGAATCAACCTGTCTCTGGGTGTCTCAGTACTTGACCAGATTTCTCAAAAGCAACCAGCAAGTCCTTTCCTTTGTAGGAAAGCCGGGATCTGGTAAATCAATCCTGTCAACGGTCATCAACGACCATTTACAGCATCCGGTCGGAGGAGTTACCTACAAGCCGATCTTTGCGCCAATTA ATGGCAGGGTGGCTGCGAATACTACACCGCGGGCTATTGCGAAGACGATCCTGTCCCAGCTGTTCGGCAAACGCATCGGCAATGTGAGGTTGTACCAGATCTTAGCTGATGCTTATGAGCGGAGCCAGAGAActgttgatgaagatgcgtACGACAATATCCTCTGGAACGCCTTGGGCAATTCCCTCAATGCCAGTCTCAAGAATGCCAAAGAACTTGTTCTGGTCGTCGATGGTGTTGACGAGGCTAGTTGCGGCGAGACACCTTTGCTAAGAAAGCTCCAGGAGGCTGTTCAGAACGCCGGTAACGTAAAACTAATTGTCTTCGGCTCCCAGAAGCCGAGTCAATTCCCATCTCAAACTACGGTGAACGTCACTCCAGAGCTGGTCTTCGATGATATTGCCGCCGTGGCACGTAAAATACTGCAACAGAGTCACGCTTTCAACTATATGTCCGAAGATGATCAAGAGCTCAATGTGACCCGAATCGCAGAGGCATCACAGGGCTCCTTCCTGTGGGCCAAGCTTGCTGCAAAGCGTGTTCGGGATGAGCATCCAACAAACGCAAATTCTCTGACGAGGTCTATCCAAAGCATAGCCAACGCGGGATACAGTGTTACCGATATGGTCTCCCAGTCTCTGCATTCGAAGttgaatgatgatgggaagaagatcttAACATGGCTCGCAACTGCGGTTCGCCCACTCAGCAAGAGCGAATTAACATCCCTGGTGTCGATTGAATTGAACAAGGCCTCGTATACCGAGCGAGAGATTGATATCCAGCATACCCTTAAGCCTGTTGCGTCGCTGGTGTTTATCCAGAATAACATGGTCTTCCTCAGACATGGACAGATCCGCTCTGCCATTTTGGACATCTTTGCCAGGGAGAAGTTCCTTCCGGCCATCAAGAACCGCAACAGCGATTTGACGCAGAGGCTTCTGCTCTACACCAAGCAAGCCGTGAATGAGAGTCATGACCCGTCCTTGAGTCCcctggatgagaaggttgcTCAGACCTATCTGGACAAGCACCCTCTTCTGGACTTCGCCCTTCGGTACTGGGTGAACCACGCCAGTCTGGCGTATGGTTGCACCACAGACAAGGAAATTGCCACAGCTGGAAATGAATTGAGATCAGTGATACCGACATCTCCCACAGTGCCATTGTTGGAGATGACTGTATGGGAGGGCAAGTCAACCCCAGCGCTGAAGTCACTGCACGAGACCCAGACGCGTCTCTATCGCCAGATCCTGACTACCAATCACCCCACCACCCTGCAAGCCATCCTGTGCCAGGCCCTATTCTATCGACGTATTCATGATAGCTTGCCTGCCCAGGTTAGTCAAATTTTTTATGATGCGGCGGTGATCAGTAAAGATGTGCTGTCCGAAAGCCACCTCATCACAATGCAGATGACCAAGTTCTACTTGGAAACCACTGCAGACCAGGTCGTCGAGTCTAAAACGGACGTCATGATCAAGCGTGTTCAGATGCTCGAGCTGCTTGTGGAATGTTACAAGATCCATTACGGAGCCACAAGCACCATAGTGACATCCACCTTGACCCAGCTATCCCAGCACTACATTTCCATCAAGGAAGAATACAAAGCCAAGGAAATTGAAACATGGCTCCAAACCACGACAGAAAAGCATCACACACAGAATCACAGTACAACTCGGCAGGTCGACGGATCGTTGCTGGTTCACATCCGCGGTCGTGAAGGCACTGACGACCAAGGCAAAACCCTCACTTGGGAACACATTGAAACTGACGAACTGATCTC
- a CDS encoding uncharacterized protein (COG:Q;~EggNog:ENOG410PS4W;~InterPro:IPR036291,IPR002347;~PFAM:PF08659,PF00106,PF13561;~go_process: GO:0055114 - oxidation-reduction process [Evidence IEA]), whose product MFVISFPFSVLPAVDTRISILPRQSIKMTRTWVVVGASRGIGLEFVRQLASSGERVIAAVRSLSSAEQLFGLLSQYTRNGAPLITVEECDVTKPDSIDDFSHNVEKAVRDGGLRLTNVILNAGINQYPNRATEISFQSFTHHLQTNTIGPVIVAQRMLSIDPTTPLEKIIFISSDSGSASQFRSHEDGFAVYAATKAALNQSLRHMAAEISRKGGRTCVLALHPGEVETDMANVELDWVVEGVIQPRESVEGMLRVVEERGEGDNGTFWCWDGRSHPW is encoded by the exons ATGTTCGTAATCTCATTTCCTTTTTCAGTTCTGCCCGCCGTTGACACCCGCATATCTATCCTGCCCcgacaatcaatcaaaatgACCAGAACATGGGTTGTCGTGGGTGCATCAAGAGGTATCGGCCTGGAGTTTGTTCGGCAGCTAGCAAGCTCTGGAGAACGGGTTATCGCCGCAGTACGCAGCCTATCAAGTGCTGAACAGCTCTTCGGATTGCTTTCCCAATACACTCGGAATGGTGCTCCACTAATCACCGTAGAGGAATGCGACGTTACCAAGCCTGATAGTATCGAT GACTTTTCTCACAATGTCGAAAAGGCTGTGCGAGATGGGGGGCTACGATTAACGAATGTCATTTTGAATGCTGGTATCAACCAGTATCCGAATCGTGCTACAGAGAT CTCTTTCCAGTCCTTTACCCACCACTTGCAAACCAACACAATTGGTCCGGTAATTGTCGCCCAAAGGATGCTTTCCATCGACCCGACCACACCGCTAGAGAAAATCATATTTATTTCCTCTGACTCCGGTTCAGCGAGCCAATTCCGAAGCCACGAAGACGGATTTGCCGTATATGCGGCGACTAAAGCAGCCCTCAATCAATCATTGAGGCACATGGCGGCGGAAATTTCGCGGAAGGGTGGCCGGACGTGTGTCCTGGCGCTGCATCCGGGCGAGGTGGAAAC TGATATGGCGAATGTGGAGTTGGATTGGGTAGTGGAAGGTGTGATCCAGCCGAGAGAGAGCGTGGAGGGGATGCTGAGAGTTGTTGAGGAGAGAGGTGAAGGGGACAACGGGACATTTTGGTgttgggatgggagg AGTCATCCATGGTGA